In Citrus sinensis cultivar Valencia sweet orange chromosome 4, DVS_A1.0, whole genome shotgun sequence, one DNA window encodes the following:
- the LOC102610094 gene encoding callose synthase 7-like isoform X12, whose protein sequence is MANILQIASVLYDVLKTVVPPQRIDDQTHSYAQDVQSKREQCENYNILPLKAIGAKAAIMELPEIKAALHALQNVQNLPKPSVHSTNAPHDFPEERSKSIFDILDWLSSVFGFQKGNVANQREHLILLLANMDVRKRDLVVYTQLRSSTVQKLMDKIFKNYWSWCKYLCCEQNTRIPQGSHKQQLQLIYIGLFLLIWGEASNIRFMPECICYIFHKMAEDVNGLLFGNVHPVTGDTYHRSQTAAPDEEKFLRTVITPIYQVLHKEAKRNNGGKASHSRWRNYDDLNEYFWSSKCLSLKWPTGLKEEFSVHSDVMPNKVPASKSMPKTNFVEARTFWHLYRSFDRMWIFFIMAFQAMVIVAWTPDGSPAALFDEDVFRSVLTIFITQAFLNLLQAALDIALSFNAWRSLKFTQILRYLLKFAVAAVWAAILPICYASSVQNSTRLVKFFSNLTESWQSQGSLYNYAVAIYLMPNILAALLFFLPQFERIMERSSSHIVTLFMWWAQPKLYVGRGLHEGMSQLLKYTLFWILLLICKLAFSYYVEILPLIGPSKSIMKLHVDNYEWHEFFPNVTHNIGVVIAIWAPIVLVYIMDTQIWYSIFSTLFGGIHGALSHLGEIRIIGMLRSRFQSVPTAFCRRLVPSSDADTKGRYMDKAMERRNFASFAHVWNEFIESMRAEDLISNEDRDLLLVPYSSNDVSVIQWPPFLLAGKIPIALDMAKDFKEKEDTDLFKKIKKDDYMRSAVVECYETLREIIYGLLEDETDRNIVRKICYDVDIFIQQHKFLNEFRMNRIPSLGEKLEKFLKLLLSEYDAVDVYKSQIINVLQDIMEIILQDIMVNGFKILERYRVQIQSNYKKEQRFERLNIALTQNKSWREKVVRLHLLFTVKESAINVPTNLDARRRITFFTNSLFMNIPSAPKVRDMISFSVLTPYYREDVLYSVDELYKENEDGISTLFYLQKIYPARFVCKLDEWMNFQKRINDPKLNYSDDDKKEATRHWVSYRGQTLSRTVRGMMYYKHALELQCFLESAGDYASFGGYQTMESSQGNERVQALGDMKFTYVVSCQLLGALKTSKDPRDRRRYNDILNLMIMYPSLRVAYIDEREEFVNGRSHIFYYSVLLKGGNSYNTEIYRIKLPGPPTDIGEGKPENQNHAIIFTRGEALQTIDMNQDNYFEEAFKMRNVLEEFLKSPSGQREPTILGLREHIFTGSVSSLASFMSNQETSFVTISQRILANPLRVRFHYGHSDIFDRIFHITRGGISKASKTINLSEDVFAGMNSTLRGGYITHHEYIQVGKGRDVGMNQISLFEAKVANGNGEQTLSRDVYRLGHRLDFFRMLSFYFTTVGFYLSSMVTVLTVYMFLYGRFYLVMSGLERETLENLSIHQSKALEQALVTQSVFQLGLLMVLPMVMEIGLEKGFRSALGDFIIMQLQLASVFFTFQLGTKVHYFGRTILHGGSKYRATGRGFVVFHAKFSENYRLYSRSHFVKGLELVILLVLYQIYGHSYRSSNIYLFITSSLWFLVGSWLFGPFVFNPSGFDWQKTVDDWTDWKRWMGDRGGIGMHPDRSWESWVDGEQEHLKFSNIRGRILEIILVLRFFIYQYGIVYHLDIAHRSKNILVYGLSWLVLVTTLLVLKMVSMGRRRFGTDFELMFRILKALLFLGFMSVMTDLFVICGLTISDLFATVLAFLPTGWALLLIGQVCRPLFEAIGFWDPIKELAKAYEYIIGFLLFAAIAILSWFPFVSEFQTRLLFNQAFSRGLQISMILSGRKD, encoded by the exons ACCCACAGTTATGCTCAAGATGTTCAGAGTAAAAGAGAACAATGTGAAAACTATAACATTCTTCCACTAAAGGCTATTGGGGCCAAGGCAGCAATTATGGAACTTCCAGAG ATCAAAGCTGCACTTCATGCTCTGCAAAATGTGCAAAACCTTCCCAAGCCTAGtgttcattcaaccaatgctCCTCATGACTTTCCTGAGGAAAGGAGCAAATCAATTTTTGATATACTCGATTGGCTTTCATCCGTTTTTGGGTTTCAG AAAGGAAATGTAGCGAATCAGAGGGAGCATCTAATACTGCTGCTTGCCAATATGGATGTACGAAAAAGGGATCTTGTAGTTTATACGCAG CTTAGGAGCAGCACTGTACAGAAGTTGATGGATAAAATCTTCAAGAACTATTGGTCATGGTGTAAGTACTTGTGTTGTGAACAAAATACTAG GATTCCTCAAGGTTCTCACAAACAACAGCTGCAGCTTATCTACATTGggctttttcttcttatctgGGGTGAAGCTTCAAATATTCGGTTTATGCCTGAATGCATTTGCTACATCTTCCATAAA ATGGCAGAAGACGTTAATGGActtttgtttggcaatgtACATCCTGTCACTGGAGACACATACCATCGTAGCCAAACGGCTGCACCTgatgaagaaaaatttctGCGGACTGTTATAACCCCCATCTACCAGGTGTTGCACAAG GAAGCCAAGAGAAACAATGGGGGAAAGGCAAGCCATTCAAGGTGGAGAAACTATGATGATTTAAATGAATACTTTTG GTCCAGCAAGTGTTTAAGTCTAAAGTGGCCAACGGGCCTCAAAGAAGAATTTTCTGTTCATTCAGATGTG ATGCCTAACAAAGTACCTGCTTCAAAGAGCATGCCTAAGACTAATTTTGTTGAAGCTCGCACATTTTGGCACCTTTATAGAAGTTTTGACCGAATGTGGATATTCTTTATAATGGCTTTCCAG GCTATGGTAATTGTTGCATGGACTCCTGATGGATCACCGGCTGCACTTTTTGATGAGGATGTGTTCAGAAGTGTACTGACCATTTTCATTACTCAAGCTTTTCTTAATTTGCTCCAAG CTGCATTGGATATAGCCCTCAGCTTCAATGCTTGGAGGAGCTTGAAATTTACCCAAATACTAAGGTACCTTCTGAAATTTGCAGTTGCAGCTGTGTGGGCAGCGATTCTGCCAATTTGTTATGCCAGTTCTGTGCAGAATTCAACCCGACTAGTGAAATTCTTCAGCAACTTGACTGAAAGTTGGCAGAGCCAGGGATCTTTGTATAATTATGCTGTTGCAATTTATTTGATGCCCAATATATTGGCTGCTCTTCTATTTTTCCTTCCACAATTCGAGAGAATTATGGAGCGTTCAAGCTCACACATCGTCACACTTTTTATGTGGTGGGCTCAG CCAAAACTGTATGTAGGAAGAGGCTTGCATGAGGGCATGTCCCAACTTCTGAA GTATACATTGTTTTGGATCCTGTTGCTCATCTGCAAGCTAGCATTTAGCTATTATGTGGAG ATACTGCCACTAATTGGACCTTCAAAGTCGATTATGAAGTTGCATGTTGATAACTATGAGTGGCATGAATTCTTTCCGAATG TAACCCATAATATTGGAGTTGTTATAGCAATATGGGCTCCAATTGTCCTG GTTTATATTATGGATACCCAAATATGGTATTCCATATTTTCTACACTTTTTGGTGGGATTCATGGGGCGCTAAGCCATTTGGGTGAG ATACGGATAATTGGGATGTTGCGTTCTAGATTTCAGTCTGTGCCAACAGCTTTTTGTCGGCGTCTTGTGCCATCATCAGATGCGGATACAAAGGGAAGATACATG GATAAGGCAATGGAAAGAAGGAATTTTGCAAGTTTTGCTCATGTGTGGAATGAATTCATAGAATCTATGCGGGCAGAGGATCTGATCAGCAATGA GGACAGAGACTTGTTGCTGGTGCCATATTCTTCAAACGATGTCTCTGTCATCCAGTGGCCACCTTTTCTGCTCGCTGGCAAG ATTCCTATTGCATTAGACATGGCAAAGGATTTTAAAGAGAAAGAGGACACTGATTTATTTAAGAAGATAAAGAAGGATGATTATATGCGTTCAGCAGTAGTTGAATGTTATGAGACACTCCGGGAAATAATTTATGGTCTTCTGGAAGATGAAACTGATCGGAA TATTGTGAGGAAGATTTGTTATGATGTTGACATTTTCATCCAGCAACACAAGTTTTTGAATGAATTTCGCATGAACAGGATACCTTCACTGGGTGAGAAGTTGGAGAAGTTTCTAAAACTCTTG CTATCCGAATATGATGCTGTAGACGTGTACAAGTCTCAGATAATTAATGTCCTCCAAGATATTATGGAAATCATCCTTCAGGACATTATGGTTAACGGCTTTAA AATCCTTGAAAGGTATCGTGTGCAAATTCAATCTAATTACAAGAAAGAGCAGAGATTTGAAAGGCTAAATATCGCCCTTACACAGAATAAATCTTGGAGGGAAAAG GTGGTTAGGCTCCATTTGCTTTTTACTGTCAAAGAATCTGCCATAAACGTGCCAACGAATTTGGATGCCCGCCGTCGCATCACTTTCTTTACAAATTCCTTATTTATGAATATACCAAGTGCTCCAAAAGTTCGTGACATGATCTCTTTTAG TGTTTTGACGCCATATTATAGAGAAGATGTTCTCTACTCTGTTGACGAACTTTATAAGGAAAATGAGGATGGCATATCAACTTTGTTTTACCTACAGAAAATATATCCTG CTAGGTTTGTCTGCAAATTAGATGAATGGATGAATTTCCAAAAGCGCATAAATGACCCAAAACTTAATTATTCTGATGATGATAAGAAGGAGGCTACTCGTCATTGGGTATCTTACAGAGGGCAGACACTTTCTAGAACAG TGAGAGGGATGATGTACTACAAGCATGCTCTTGAACTGCAATGCTTTCTGGAATCTGCAGGAGACTATG CAAGTTTTGGTGGCTATCAGACCATGGAATCCAGTCAGGGAAATGAAAGGGTGCAAGCTCTGGGCGATATGAAGTTTACTTATGTTGTTTCCTGTCAGCTCCTTGGTGCTCTGAAAACATCTAAGGATCCGAGAGATCGAAGACGTTACAATGACATTCTAAATCTCATGATAAT GTATCCATCCCTGCGTGTTGCTTACATAGATGAAAGGGAGGAATTTGTGAATGGAAGatctcatatattttattactccGTGCTTTTGAAGGGAGGCAATAGTTACAATACG GAAATATATCGGATCAAGCTTCCAGGACCTCCAACAGATATCGGTGAAGGAAAAcctgaaaatcaaaatcatgccATTATCTTTACTCGTGGAGAAGCCTTGCAGACCATAGACATGAATCAG GACAATTACTTTGAGGAGGCTTTCAAAATGAGAAATGTATTGGAGGAATTCCTGAAGTCTCCTTCTGGACAACGAGAACCTACAATATTGGGTCTAAGGGAGCATATTTTTACTGGAAG TGTATCATCACTTGCATCGTTCATGTCCAACCAAGAGACTAGCTTTGTCACTATTTCCCAACGAATTTTAGCAAATCCTTTGAG AGTACGTTTTCATTATGGTCATTCCGATATATTTGACCGAATCTTCCACATAACAAGGGGTGGCATTAGCAAGGCTTCAAAGACAATTAACTTAAGCGAGGATGTATTTGCAG GCATGAATTCAACTCTCCGTGGAGGATATATAACACATCATGAATATATTCAAGTAGGCAAGGGGCGTGATGTGGGAATGAATCAAATATCATTATTTGAGGCAAAGGTTGCAAATGGAAATGGAGAGCAGACACTTAGTCGTGATGTTTACCGGCTCGGCCACCGGCTTGACTTCTTCAGAATGCTTTCATTCTACTTTACAACGGTTGGATTCTATCTTAGTAGCATG GTTACTGTGCTAACTGTTTATATGTTCTTGTATGGACGTTTTTACCTGGTTATGAGTGGATTAGAAAGAGAGACTCTCGAGAATCTGTCCATACATCAGAGCAAGGCCCTCGAACAGGCATTGGTTACACAGTCCGTCTTTCAGCTTGGGTTATTAATGGTTCTTCCAATGGTAATGGAAATCGGCCTCGAAAAAGGGTTCCGCAGTGCTCTGGGTGATTTTATCATCATGCAGCTGCAGCTGGCTTCTGTATTCTTCACATTCCAGCTTGGAACAAAAGTACACTATTTTGGCAGGACAATCTTGCATGGAGGTTCTAAATATCGAGCCACTGGCCGTGGATTTGTTGTATTTCATGCAAAGTTTTCTGAGAACTACAGGCTGTACTCCCGGAGTCACTTTGTGAAAGGACTGGAGCTGGTTATACTATTGGTCTTGTATCAAATATATGGGCATTCATATCGCAGTTCAAATATTTACTTGTTTATCACAAGCTCTTTGTGGTTCCTGGTTGGCTCCTGGTTGTTTGGTCCTTTTGTGTTCAATCCATCTGGTTTTGACTGGCAGAAAACAGTAGATGATTGGACAGATTGGAAGAGGTGGATGGGAGATCGCGGTGGTATCGGCATGCATCCCGATAGAAGTTGGGAATCATGGGTGGATGGAGAACAAGAACACCTCAAATTCTCAAATATAAGGGGAAGAATTCTTGAGATTATCCTTGTTCTTCGCTTCTTCATTTACCAGTATGGAATTGTCTACCACCTTGATATAGCTCATCGCAGCAAGAATATTCTG GTGTATGGACTCTCTTGGCTAGTTCTAGTAACCACTCTTCTAGTTCTGAAG ATGGTATCAATGGGCAGACGAAGATTTGGTACCGACTTTGAGCTCATGTTCAGGATTCTCAAAGCACTCCTATTCCTTGGCTTCATGTCAGTCATGACCGACTTGTTTGTAATATGCGGTCTCACCATATCAGATTTATTTGCCACTGTGCTTGCTTTTCTGCCTACTGGATGGGCCCTTCTACTG ATTGGGCAAGTTTGCAGGCCATTGTTCGAGGCAATAGGATTCTGGGATCCAATAAAGGAGCTTGCCAAAGCATATGAGTACATAATTGGATTTCTACTCTTTGCGGCTATAGCCATTTTATCATGGTTCCCATTCGTATCTGAGTTCCAAACACGCCTGCTCTTCAATCAAGCATTCAGCAGAGGTCTCCAGATTTCTATGATTCTCTCTGGTAGAAAAGATTAG
- the LOC102610094 gene encoding callose synthase 7-like isoform X10: MASSSGTKKTRAPTPRRQSKAMSQAQKMFVDVQDEDSSAIDSELVPSSLAAIAPVLRVANQIEKDNPRVAYLCRFHAFEKAHRMDPPSSGRGVRQFKTYLVHKLEKEEEEAQHQLARTDPKEIILYYWNFYNKNIKEGQYTKEPEEMANILQIASVLYDVLKTVVPPQRIDDQTHSYAQDVQSKREQCENYNILPLKAIGAKAAIMELPEKGNVANQREHLILLLANMDVRKRDLVVYTQLRSSTVQKLMDKIFKNYWSWCKYLCCEQNTRIPQGSHKQQLQLIYIGLFLLIWGEASNIRFMPECICYIFHKMAEDVNGLLFGNVHPVTGDTYHRSQTAAPDEEKFLRTVITPIYQVLHKEAKRNNGGKASHSRWRNYDDLNEYFWSSKCLSLKWPTGLKEEFSVHSDVMPNKVPASKSMPKTNFVEARTFWHLYRSFDRMWIFFIMAFQAMVIVAWTPDGSPAALFDEDVFRSVLTIFITQAFLNLLQAALDIALSFNAWRSLKFTQILRYLLKFAVAAVWAAILPICYASSVQNSTRLVKFFSNLTESWQSQGSLYNYAVAIYLMPNILAALLFFLPQFERIMERSSSHIVTLFMWWAQPKLYVGRGLHEGMSQLLKYTLFWILLLICKLAFSYYVEILPLIGPSKSIMKLHVDNYEWHEFFPNVTHNIGVVIAIWAPIVLVYIMDTQIWYSIFSTLFGGIHGALSHLGEIRIIGMLRSRFQSVPTAFCRRLVPSSDADTKGRYMDKAMERRNFASFAHVWNEFIESMRAEDLISNEDRDLLLVPYSSNDVSVIQWPPFLLAGKIPIALDMAKDFKEKEDTDLFKKIKKDDYMRSAVVECYETLREIIYGLLEDETDRNIVRKICYDVDIFIQQHKFLNEFRMNRIPSLGEKLEKFLKLLLSEYDAVDVYKSQIINVLQDIMEIILQDIMVNGFKILERYRVQIQSNYKKEQRFERLNIALTQNKSWREKVVRLHLLFTVKESAINVPTNLDARRRITFFTNSLFMNIPSAPKVRDMISFSVLTPYYREDVLYSVDELYKENEDGISTLFYLQKIYPARFVCKLDEWMNFQKRINDPKLNYSDDDKKEATRHWVSYRGQTLSRTVRGMMYYKHALELQCFLESAGDYASFGGYQTMESSQGNERVQALGDMKFTYVVSCQLLGALKTSKDPRDRRRYNDILNLMIMYPSLRVAYIDEREEFVNGRSHIFYYSVLLKGGNSYNTEIYRIKLPGPPTDIGEGKPENQNHAIIFTRGEALQTIDMNQDNYFEEAFKMRNVLEEFLKSPSGQREPTILGLREHIFTGSVSSLASFMSNQETSFVTISQRILANPLRVRFHYGHSDIFDRIFHITRGGISKASKTINLSEDVFAGMNSTLRGGYITHHEYIQVGKGRDVGMNQISLFEAKVANGNGEQTLSRDVYRLGHRLDFFRMLSFYFTTVGFYLSSMVTVLTVYMFLYGRFYLVMSGLERETLENLSIHQSKALEQALVTQSVFQLGLLMVLPMVMEIGLEKGFRSALGDFIIMQLQLASVFFTFQLGTKVHYFGRTILHGGSKYRATGRGFVVFHAKFSENYRLYSRSHFVKGLELVILLVLYQIYGHSYRSSNIYLFITSSLWFLVGSWLFGPFVFNPSGFDWQKTVDDWTDWKRWMGDRGGIGMHPDRSWESWVDGEQEHLKFSNIRGRILEIILVLRFFIYQYGIVYHLDIAHRSKNILVYGLSWLVLVTTLLVLKMVSMGRRRFGTDFELMFRILKALLFLGFMSVMTDLFVICGLTISDLFATVLAFLPTGWALLLIGQVCRPLFEAIGFWDPIKELAKAYEYIIGFLLFAAIAILSWFPFVSEFQTRLLFNQAFSRGLQISMILSGRKD, encoded by the exons ACCCACAGTTATGCTCAAGATGTTCAGAGTAAAAGAGAACAATGTGAAAACTATAACATTCTTCCACTAAAGGCTATTGGGGCCAAGGCAGCAATTATGGAACTTCCAGAG AAAGGAAATGTAGCGAATCAGAGGGAGCATCTAATACTGCTGCTTGCCAATATGGATGTACGAAAAAGGGATCTTGTAGTTTATACGCAG CTTAGGAGCAGCACTGTACAGAAGTTGATGGATAAAATCTTCAAGAACTATTGGTCATGGTGTAAGTACTTGTGTTGTGAACAAAATACTAG GATTCCTCAAGGTTCTCACAAACAACAGCTGCAGCTTATCTACATTGggctttttcttcttatctgGGGTGAAGCTTCAAATATTCGGTTTATGCCTGAATGCATTTGCTACATCTTCCATAAA ATGGCAGAAGACGTTAATGGActtttgtttggcaatgtACATCCTGTCACTGGAGACACATACCATCGTAGCCAAACGGCTGCACCTgatgaagaaaaatttctGCGGACTGTTATAACCCCCATCTACCAGGTGTTGCACAAG GAAGCCAAGAGAAACAATGGGGGAAAGGCAAGCCATTCAAGGTGGAGAAACTATGATGATTTAAATGAATACTTTTG GTCCAGCAAGTGTTTAAGTCTAAAGTGGCCAACGGGCCTCAAAGAAGAATTTTCTGTTCATTCAGATGTG ATGCCTAACAAAGTACCTGCTTCAAAGAGCATGCCTAAGACTAATTTTGTTGAAGCTCGCACATTTTGGCACCTTTATAGAAGTTTTGACCGAATGTGGATATTCTTTATAATGGCTTTCCAG GCTATGGTAATTGTTGCATGGACTCCTGATGGATCACCGGCTGCACTTTTTGATGAGGATGTGTTCAGAAGTGTACTGACCATTTTCATTACTCAAGCTTTTCTTAATTTGCTCCAAG CTGCATTGGATATAGCCCTCAGCTTCAATGCTTGGAGGAGCTTGAAATTTACCCAAATACTAAGGTACCTTCTGAAATTTGCAGTTGCAGCTGTGTGGGCAGCGATTCTGCCAATTTGTTATGCCAGTTCTGTGCAGAATTCAACCCGACTAGTGAAATTCTTCAGCAACTTGACTGAAAGTTGGCAGAGCCAGGGATCTTTGTATAATTATGCTGTTGCAATTTATTTGATGCCCAATATATTGGCTGCTCTTCTATTTTTCCTTCCACAATTCGAGAGAATTATGGAGCGTTCAAGCTCACACATCGTCACACTTTTTATGTGGTGGGCTCAG CCAAAACTGTATGTAGGAAGAGGCTTGCATGAGGGCATGTCCCAACTTCTGAA GTATACATTGTTTTGGATCCTGTTGCTCATCTGCAAGCTAGCATTTAGCTATTATGTGGAG ATACTGCCACTAATTGGACCTTCAAAGTCGATTATGAAGTTGCATGTTGATAACTATGAGTGGCATGAATTCTTTCCGAATG TAACCCATAATATTGGAGTTGTTATAGCAATATGGGCTCCAATTGTCCTG GTTTATATTATGGATACCCAAATATGGTATTCCATATTTTCTACACTTTTTGGTGGGATTCATGGGGCGCTAAGCCATTTGGGTGAG ATACGGATAATTGGGATGTTGCGTTCTAGATTTCAGTCTGTGCCAACAGCTTTTTGTCGGCGTCTTGTGCCATCATCAGATGCGGATACAAAGGGAAGATACATG GATAAGGCAATGGAAAGAAGGAATTTTGCAAGTTTTGCTCATGTGTGGAATGAATTCATAGAATCTATGCGGGCAGAGGATCTGATCAGCAATGA GGACAGAGACTTGTTGCTGGTGCCATATTCTTCAAACGATGTCTCTGTCATCCAGTGGCCACCTTTTCTGCTCGCTGGCAAG ATTCCTATTGCATTAGACATGGCAAAGGATTTTAAAGAGAAAGAGGACACTGATTTATTTAAGAAGATAAAGAAGGATGATTATATGCGTTCAGCAGTAGTTGAATGTTATGAGACACTCCGGGAAATAATTTATGGTCTTCTGGAAGATGAAACTGATCGGAA TATTGTGAGGAAGATTTGTTATGATGTTGACATTTTCATCCAGCAACACAAGTTTTTGAATGAATTTCGCATGAACAGGATACCTTCACTGGGTGAGAAGTTGGAGAAGTTTCTAAAACTCTTG CTATCCGAATATGATGCTGTAGACGTGTACAAGTCTCAGATAATTAATGTCCTCCAAGATATTATGGAAATCATCCTTCAGGACATTATGGTTAACGGCTTTAA AATCCTTGAAAGGTATCGTGTGCAAATTCAATCTAATTACAAGAAAGAGCAGAGATTTGAAAGGCTAAATATCGCCCTTACACAGAATAAATCTTGGAGGGAAAAG GTGGTTAGGCTCCATTTGCTTTTTACTGTCAAAGAATCTGCCATAAACGTGCCAACGAATTTGGATGCCCGCCGTCGCATCACTTTCTTTACAAATTCCTTATTTATGAATATACCAAGTGCTCCAAAAGTTCGTGACATGATCTCTTTTAG TGTTTTGACGCCATATTATAGAGAAGATGTTCTCTACTCTGTTGACGAACTTTATAAGGAAAATGAGGATGGCATATCAACTTTGTTTTACCTACAGAAAATATATCCTG CTAGGTTTGTCTGCAAATTAGATGAATGGATGAATTTCCAAAAGCGCATAAATGACCCAAAACTTAATTATTCTGATGATGATAAGAAGGAGGCTACTCGTCATTGGGTATCTTACAGAGGGCAGACACTTTCTAGAACAG TGAGAGGGATGATGTACTACAAGCATGCTCTTGAACTGCAATGCTTTCTGGAATCTGCAGGAGACTATG CAAGTTTTGGTGGCTATCAGACCATGGAATCCAGTCAGGGAAATGAAAGGGTGCAAGCTCTGGGCGATATGAAGTTTACTTATGTTGTTTCCTGTCAGCTCCTTGGTGCTCTGAAAACATCTAAGGATCCGAGAGATCGAAGACGTTACAATGACATTCTAAATCTCATGATAAT GTATCCATCCCTGCGTGTTGCTTACATAGATGAAAGGGAGGAATTTGTGAATGGAAGatctcatatattttattactccGTGCTTTTGAAGGGAGGCAATAGTTACAATACG GAAATATATCGGATCAAGCTTCCAGGACCTCCAACAGATATCGGTGAAGGAAAAcctgaaaatcaaaatcatgccATTATCTTTACTCGTGGAGAAGCCTTGCAGACCATAGACATGAATCAG GACAATTACTTTGAGGAGGCTTTCAAAATGAGAAATGTATTGGAGGAATTCCTGAAGTCTCCTTCTGGACAACGAGAACCTACAATATTGGGTCTAAGGGAGCATATTTTTACTGGAAG TGTATCATCACTTGCATCGTTCATGTCCAACCAAGAGACTAGCTTTGTCACTATTTCCCAACGAATTTTAGCAAATCCTTTGAG AGTACGTTTTCATTATGGTCATTCCGATATATTTGACCGAATCTTCCACATAACAAGGGGTGGCATTAGCAAGGCTTCAAAGACAATTAACTTAAGCGAGGATGTATTTGCAG GCATGAATTCAACTCTCCGTGGAGGATATATAACACATCATGAATATATTCAAGTAGGCAAGGGGCGTGATGTGGGAATGAATCAAATATCATTATTTGAGGCAAAGGTTGCAAATGGAAATGGAGAGCAGACACTTAGTCGTGATGTTTACCGGCTCGGCCACCGGCTTGACTTCTTCAGAATGCTTTCATTCTACTTTACAACGGTTGGATTCTATCTTAGTAGCATG GTTACTGTGCTAACTGTTTATATGTTCTTGTATGGACGTTTTTACCTGGTTATGAGTGGATTAGAAAGAGAGACTCTCGAGAATCTGTCCATACATCAGAGCAAGGCCCTCGAACAGGCATTGGTTACACAGTCCGTCTTTCAGCTTGGGTTATTAATGGTTCTTCCAATGGTAATGGAAATCGGCCTCGAAAAAGGGTTCCGCAGTGCTCTGGGTGATTTTATCATCATGCAGCTGCAGCTGGCTTCTGTATTCTTCACATTCCAGCTTGGAACAAAAGTACACTATTTTGGCAGGACAATCTTGCATGGAGGTTCTAAATATCGAGCCACTGGCCGTGGATTTGTTGTATTTCATGCAAAGTTTTCTGAGAACTACAGGCTGTACTCCCGGAGTCACTTTGTGAAAGGACTGGAGCTGGTTATACTATTGGTCTTGTATCAAATATATGGGCATTCATATCGCAGTTCAAATATTTACTTGTTTATCACAAGCTCTTTGTGGTTCCTGGTTGGCTCCTGGTTGTTTGGTCCTTTTGTGTTCAATCCATCTGGTTTTGACTGGCAGAAAACAGTAGATGATTGGACAGATTGGAAGAGGTGGATGGGAGATCGCGGTGGTATCGGCATGCATCCCGATAGAAGTTGGGAATCATGGGTGGATGGAGAACAAGAACACCTCAAATTCTCAAATATAAGGGGAAGAATTCTTGAGATTATCCTTGTTCTTCGCTTCTTCATTTACCAGTATGGAATTGTCTACCACCTTGATATAGCTCATCGCAGCAAGAATATTCTG GTGTATGGACTCTCTTGGCTAGTTCTAGTAACCACTCTTCTAGTTCTGAAG ATGGTATCAATGGGCAGACGAAGATTTGGTACCGACTTTGAGCTCATGTTCAGGATTCTCAAAGCACTCCTATTCCTTGGCTTCATGTCAGTCATGACCGACTTGTTTGTAATATGCGGTCTCACCATATCAGATTTATTTGCCACTGTGCTTGCTTTTCTGCCTACTGGATGGGCCCTTCTACTG ATTGGGCAAGTTTGCAGGCCATTGTTCGAGGCAATAGGATTCTGGGATCCAATAAAGGAGCTTGCCAAAGCATATGAGTACATAATTGGATTTCTACTCTTTGCGGCTATAGCCATTTTATCATGGTTCCCATTCGTATCTGAGTTCCAAACACGCCTGCTCTTCAATCAAGCATTCAGCAGAGGTCTCCAGATTTCTATGATTCTCTCTGGTAGAAAAGATTAG